One window from the genome of Pelodictyon luteolum DSM 273 encodes:
- a CDS encoding efflux RND transporter permease subunit, with amino-acid sequence MNEGIAGKLAKQFINSKITPLLMVAALLVGVIATFMTPREEEPQIVVPMVDIYIPYPGAAPSEVAERVAKPFERALTEIQGVDYVYSTSMPDFALVTVRYDVGASTEESMVKLWSTLMKNMDKMPAGVQMPLMKKVAIDDVPVLNLTFWGGKTDPYQLRLAAIDVADELKKIPDIGDVEIKGGLKRQVRILLDKNKLQRYNVSAPQIMQQIQSANSQITSGDFTSMNREVIVRTGRFLESAEDVGSVVVGVYGGSPVYVRDVATISDGPEEVNNYNFLTWGAAAPAGMPEGEYPAVTLTVAKRKGTDASVLAGKVIAKVKQLEEQKVVPHGITVTETRNYGETATEKVFTLLEHLSIAVVAVTIVVGFFLGWRGALVNFMSVPITFALTLLVYFLFDYSLNRVTLFALIFVTGIVVDDSIIIAENIHRHFAMKRQPKLQAAITAVSEVGNPTILATFTVIAAVLPMVFVSGLMGPYMSPMPIGASLAMIFSLLVALIATPWLSYRLLKADEGGHEEYDIQKTPYYRVFNSVLSPLIDSSLKRWMAFGVVGLMLLGAIALVPLKAVEMKMLPFDNKNEFQVIIDMPEGTALEETGRVAQEISGYLRTVPEVESCQYYVGTNAPINFNGLVRHYYLRQADNMADVQVNLVDKGLRSDQSHAIAKRVREGVQEIGRKYGANAKIVEIPPGPPVLSTLVAEIYGPTEKDRIELAAKVKEIFLETPGVVDVDWLVEDDQEVYDLVVDKKKAAFRGVSVQQIAQTLRMSVAGMDIGALHGQPDLEQVTIHVRLPKADRTSLSDLSNIFVQSQGMGSMTSRLRAGEMIPLSELVKVEKGVQDKSIYRKDLHDVVYVTADVAGVTESPVYAMLDMDKKIQALKLPDGHSVSPLYTSLPESEAKTAMKWDGEWQITFEVFRDLGTAFAVVLVIIYLLIVGWFQSFKTPLIMMIAIPLSLVGIIPGHWIHGAFFTATSMIGMIALAGIMVRNSVLLIDFIQIRRDEGEGLKQAIIESAAVRTRPIILTSGAVVIGSIVMLFDPIFQGLAISMIWGGVLSTILTLVVVPLVYYMAEKKNA; translated from the coding sequence AAGATTACGCCCCTCCTGATGGTTGCGGCGCTCCTGGTTGGTGTCATTGCGACATTCATGACCCCGAGGGAGGAAGAGCCGCAGATCGTCGTGCCGATGGTCGACATCTATATCCCCTATCCCGGCGCAGCGCCTTCCGAGGTTGCCGAGCGCGTTGCAAAGCCGTTCGAGCGCGCGCTCACCGAAATCCAGGGCGTCGACTACGTCTACTCGACCTCCATGCCTGATTTCGCTCTTGTGACCGTCCGCTACGATGTGGGCGCAAGCACCGAGGAGAGCATGGTCAAGCTCTGGTCGACCCTCATGAAGAACATGGACAAGATGCCTGCCGGTGTCCAGATGCCCCTCATGAAGAAGGTAGCCATCGATGATGTTCCCGTCCTGAACCTGACCTTCTGGGGCGGCAAAACCGATCCCTATCAGCTCCGTCTGGCTGCCATCGACGTGGCCGACGAACTGAAGAAGATCCCCGACATCGGTGATGTCGAGATCAAGGGCGGCCTGAAGCGCCAGGTCCGCATCCTGCTTGACAAGAACAAGCTGCAGCGCTACAATGTCAGCGCGCCGCAGATCATGCAGCAGATCCAGTCGGCCAACAGCCAGATCACTTCCGGCGACTTCACCTCGATGAACCGCGAGGTCATCGTCCGCACCGGCAGGTTCCTTGAGAGCGCCGAGGATGTGGGCAGTGTCGTTGTCGGCGTTTACGGCGGCTCGCCCGTCTACGTCCGTGATGTTGCCACCATCAGCGACGGCCCTGAAGAGGTGAACAACTACAACTTCCTCACCTGGGGGGCAGCTGCTCCGGCCGGCATGCCGGAAGGCGAGTACCCGGCCGTGACCCTCACCGTTGCCAAGCGCAAGGGCACTGATGCCAGCGTGCTGGCAGGCAAGGTGATCGCCAAAGTCAAGCAGCTCGAGGAGCAGAAGGTCGTTCCCCACGGCATCACCGTCACCGAAACCCGCAACTACGGTGAAACCGCTACCGAAAAGGTCTTCACCCTTCTTGAGCACCTCAGCATCGCCGTTGTCGCCGTGACGATCGTCGTCGGCTTCTTCCTCGGCTGGAGGGGCGCACTCGTCAACTTCATGTCGGTGCCGATCACCTTTGCTCTTACCCTGCTTGTCTACTTCCTCTTCGACTATTCGCTGAACCGTGTGACGCTCTTTGCGCTCATTTTCGTGACCGGCATCGTGGTCGATGACTCCATCATCATCGCAGAGAACATCCACCGGCACTTCGCCATGAAGCGCCAGCCGAAACTGCAGGCGGCCATCACAGCGGTCAGCGAGGTCGGCAACCCGACCATCCTGGCCACCTTCACGGTCATCGCCGCAGTGCTCCCGATGGTTTTCGTTTCCGGCCTTATGGGCCCCTACATGAGCCCGATGCCCATCGGCGCATCGCTGGCCATGATCTTCTCGCTGCTTGTCGCCCTCATTGCCACCCCCTGGCTCTCCTACCGCCTGCTGAAGGCAGATGAAGGCGGTCATGAGGAGTATGACATCCAGAAGACTCCCTACTACCGCGTGTTCAACTCGGTGCTCTCACCGCTCATCGACAGCAGCCTGAAGCGCTGGATGGCTTTTGGCGTAGTCGGCCTTATGCTGCTTGGCGCCATAGCCCTCGTGCCGCTGAAAGCCGTTGAGATGAAGATGCTGCCGTTCGACAACAAGAACGAGTTCCAGGTCATCATCGACATGCCGGAAGGTACAGCCCTTGAAGAAACCGGGCGGGTTGCTCAGGAAATATCCGGGTACCTCCGCACTGTTCCCGAGGTCGAGAGCTGCCAGTACTATGTGGGCACCAACGCTCCGATCAACTTCAACGGACTCGTGCGCCATTACTATCTCCGCCAGGCCGACAATATGGCTGACGTGCAGGTGAACCTCGTTGACAAGGGTCTGCGCAGCGACCAGAGCCACGCTATCGCCAAGCGTGTCCGCGAGGGCGTGCAGGAGATCGGCAGAAAGTACGGTGCCAATGCCAAGATCGTCGAGATCCCTCCGGGCCCTCCGGTCCTCTCCACCCTCGTTGCCGAAATCTACGGCCCGACAGAGAAAGACCGCATCGAGCTTGCAGCGAAGGTGAAGGAGATTTTCCTGGAGACACCCGGCGTTGTTGACGTCGACTGGCTTGTCGAGGACGATCAGGAGGTTTACGACCTCGTCGTCGACAAGAAAAAGGCTGCGTTCCGCGGTGTTTCGGTCCAGCAGATCGCCCAGACGCTCCGCATGTCGGTTGCCGGCATGGACATCGGCGCACTGCACGGCCAGCCGGACCTTGAGCAGGTGACCATCCATGTCCGTCTGCCGAAAGCAGACCGCACCTCGCTCAGCGACCTCTCCAACATCTTTGTCCAGTCGCAGGGCATGGGCTCTATGACGAGCCGCCTTCGTGCCGGAGAGATGATTCCGCTGTCGGAACTGGTGAAGGTGGAGAAGGGCGTGCAGGACAAGAGTATCTACCGCAAGGACCTGCACGATGTAGTTTACGTTACGGCTGACGTCGCCGGTGTGACCGAAAGCCCTGTCTACGCAATGCTTGACATGGACAAGAAGATCCAGGCCCTGAAACTGCCTGACGGCCATAGCGTTTCTCCGCTCTACACCTCTCTTCCTGAGAGCGAGGCCAAGACGGCCATGAAGTGGGACGGCGAGTGGCAGATCACCTTCGAGGTGTTCCGCGATCTCGGTACGGCGTTTGCTGTCGTGCTCGTCATCATCTATCTGCTTATTGTCGGCTGGTTCCAGTCGTTCAAGACGCCGCTCATCATGATGATTGCCATTCCGCTGAGCCTTGTTGGCATCATTCCCGGCCACTGGATACACGGGGCGTTCTTTACGGCAACAAGCATGATCGGCATGATTGCGCTTGCAGGCATCATGGTCCGCAACTCGGTGCTGCTCATTGACTTCATCCAGATCCGCCGCGACGAGGGCGAGGGGCTCAAGCAGGCCATCATCGAGTCTGCCGCAGTCCGTACCCGTCCGATCATCCTCACTTCCGGTGCGGTGGTCATCGGTTCCATCGTCATGCTGTTCGATCCGATCTTCCAGGGTCTTGCCATCTCGATGATCTGGGGCGGCGTGCTCTCGACCATCCTGACGCTTGTCGTCGTGCCGCTGGTCTACTATATGGCTGAAAAGAAAAACGCATAA